Proteins from a genomic interval of Arvicanthis niloticus isolate mArvNil1 chromosome 26, mArvNil1.pat.X, whole genome shotgun sequence:
- the LOC143439005 gene encoding olfactory receptor 8B8-like, translating into MAFENASMVIEFILLGITDQPDLKIPLFLLFFVVYMITVLGNLTLIILIVLNSHLHTPMYFLLFNLSCIDLCYSTVITPKMMMNFILKKNVISYTGCMIQLYFFCFFVISECYVLTSMAYDRYVAICNPLLYNVTLSSKVCFYLMLSSYFMGFSGAMIHTGCILRLTFCDGNTVNHYFCDLLPLLQISCTSTYVNEIELFIVAGKDIIVPTIIIFISYGFILSNILKIKSTESRSKAFSTCSSHMLAVSLFFGSGAFMYLKPTSALSINEGKFSSLFYTIVVPMMNPLIYSLRNKDVKVALRKTLSRRIF; encoded by the coding sequence ATGGCTTTTGAAAATGCGTCTATGGTAATTGAGTTCATTCTCTTGGGGATAACAGACCAACCTGACCTCAAAATACCATTGTTCCTACTCTTCTTTGTAGTGTACATGATAACTGTGTTGGGGAATTTGACCTTGATCATTCTAATTGTGCTAAATTCTCacctccacacacccatgtactttcTCTTGTTTAACTTGTCTTGCATTGATCTCTGCTATTCTACTGTGATAACACCTAAAATGATGATGAACTTCATACTAAAGAAGAATGTCATCTCTTACACAGGGTGTATGATCCAGTtatacttcttttgtttttttgtcatttCTGAGTGTTATGTGCTGACTTCaatggcctatgatcgctatgtggcAATCTGCAATCCACTGTTGTATAATGTTACCTTGTCTTCTAAGGTATGTTTTTATCTGATGCTCAGTTCATATTTCATGGGATTTTCTGGTGCCATGATACACACTGGATGCATCTTGAGACTGACATTTTGTGATGGAAATACCGTCAACCATTATTTCTGTGATCTCCTCCCTTTGCTGCAAATCTCCTGCACCAGCACCTATGTCAATGAGATAGAGCTGTTCATTGTGgcaggaaaggacatcattgtgccCACTATTATCATCTTTATCTCTTATGGTTTCATCCTCTCCAACATCCTCAAAATAAAATCCACTGAAAGCCGGTCCAAAGCCTTCAGCACCTGCAGTTCCCATATGCTTGCTGTTTCTCTGTTCTTTGGATCAGGTGCATTCATGTATCTCAAACCTACTTCTGCTCTATCTATCAATGAGggaaaattctcttctcttttttataCCATTGTGGTCCCCATGATGAACCCTTTAATTTACAGCTTGAGGAACAAAGATGTTAAAGTTGCCTTGAGAAAAACTTTGAGCAGGAGAATATTTTGA